A window of Rhizobium lusitanum genomic DNA:
CGCTGAAACAGCCTGGATTGAGGCGGCAGACACCGTGCGTTCGGGCAAGATGGTCACAACTTATAACCTGTTTGGCAAGCCGGAATCGATCGAACGCTTCGATGTTGAAGAGAACACGGTCAGTGTCGCGCGCAAAGAGTATGATGGTCTTGGCCACTGTGTGCGAGAATTCGATCCGGCCGGAAATTCGACACGATTTGCCTACGATGCGTTCGACCGGCTGACGCAGCACATCTTGCCGGACGGCACCACGATCGAACATGCCTATGCGCTGCATGACGGCGGCGATCATCCGGTTGCGCTGTGGGTGAGCCACGCTGGCGGGATGGCACGTGTTAGCGCGGGTGAACAGACGTTTGATGGTCTGGGACGTCTCCTCAGCCGCACGGTCGGCGGACGTCGGCGCGTGTTTTCATATCAAGCGGGCCAATCACAACCCACCAATGAAACTACGCCCGCCGGCAGCGTGATCGAATACCGCTACGAGCCGCGCTTGACCCGAGAACCGGTGCGCCGTATCGCCGAAGGCGTCGACACCGAGTATGGGTTTCATCCAAAACATGCTGGGCTAATATTCACACGCGAGGCAGGCGCGGACTATCAGCTTGAATATTTTCCGTCAGGCAGTTTGCAGCGCGAACGGTGGAACGGAAGCGGTGACGTGTCCGAGGCCAGTCATGCTATGTCGCTGGGTGGACTGCCGTTAGGTTACACCGACCGCTTCGGCCGGACGCAGCAGATGGAGTACGACAATACGGGTCGGCTCGCGCAAATCCGCTACGCATCGTTGACCAGTACTCTGGATTACGATTCGCTGGGTCGGCTCGCGCACTGTACAACCCGCGACGCCGCGGATCAGATTGCGCTCACGATTGCGCCGCGCTACGACGACCTCGGACGAGAGATTGAGCGCACGCTGTCACGCGAAGGCACTGCCCATCAGATACTGACACAGCGCTACACCTCGACCGATCAGATCGCGAAACGCACATTGCGTTCGGGCTCAGAGGTTCTGCGCGACGAGACATACGAATATGACGCGCTCGGCCGTCTGGTGGCGTATCAGTGCACGGGAACCAAGCGCCCGCGCGATCCTTACGGCAAGGATGTCACGCTCCAGCATTATGAATACGACGTGTGGAACAATATCGTGTCGCTCAAAACTGGCTTCGACGGCGGCGAGGATATTGCGCGATTTCAATATGAGAATTCAGCCGATCCGACACAGTTGACTGGCGTGAGCCATAGCCACCCAGATTATCCCGCGTCGTTGACGTTGCACTACGACGTGGACGGCAACCTCACCAAGTCAGGCGAATTGACTTATCGTTATGATGCGCTCGGCCGCCTGGAAGCCGTTGCGCACGGTGTGAACGGGGTGCTTGCGCAATATCGCTACGATGGGCTGGACCGAGTGGCTACGATCGAATCGACAGGCAGCCCTGCTGCGCAACGCACCTACCGCGAGGGGAAGCTTGCGAGTGAAGTGCAGGGCGATGTTGAGCGCAGCTATCTCCACGAGGGTAGGCTGCTGCTGGCCCAGCACGACGGTGGCCCACAGGCACGCTCGATTCTTTATGGCACCGACTTTCAGCTTAGCGTGCTGCGTGCGGTGGCCGGCGACAGTGAGCGCGACCTGGCTTATACGCCGTATGGTTTCCTGCCGGCTGACGCCACGTTGCCAGGGGTACCAGGGTTCAATGGTGAACCGCGTGATCCGATCATGCTCAGCTATCTCTCTGGAAACGGGCGACGTCTCTATGATCCCGCGCTGATGCGGTTTTGCAGCCCGGACAGCCTCAGTCCATTTGGAGGCGGCGGATTGAACGCCTATGCATATTGTCTCGGCGATCCGGTGAACCGGGTTGATCCGACCGGTCAATTGAGCTGGCAGGCGATACTAGGCATCGTGCTGAGTGCGGCGGCCATCGTTGTGACGGTCGCTTCGCTTGGAACAGGTGCTGCGATTTCTGCTGGGATGATACAGGCAGGGGCCGCATTGACGACGTTCGCGACAGTGCCGTCCGCGACGGTCTCGGGCGTGGTCGCTACCGCGATGAGTGTGACGGGTATAGTGGAAAGTGCTGCGGCGATCGCTTCGGCGTCATTGTCGGAGAAGTCGCCCGAAGCGGCAGGAATGCTCGGCTGGGTGTCGCTCGGGCTCGGCATCGGCTCCGCGGCGTATGGCGCTTATGGCGCGGTCACGCAAGTCGCACGGGCAGCCACCGGAACCGTCTCTAAAGCCGCGCGTAACATTGCCGTGGCACGATCGGCCGTCGATGTGGTCTCCCGGACACAAGGTGCGGCTGGCCAGTTCGGTGCGACGTTTGCCAGCGAGATGCCGGCCTGGGTAGGGTATACGATGACGGGGCTTTCGCTTGCGTTGACCGGCGCGAGCTGGGGAGGTGCCCATCGGCAAGCGGCACATGCGCGAAGCACCGGTCGCTATCCGCTGGCGCTCGCCGGAGAGATGGAGATGAGCCCTGCCGGTCCACAACCGGTTGATCTATCGAGCAGCGAAGACGGCGGGGCACCGGCTGTCTTATTGAGCTTGCGTGGAATTCCGGAATCGCCGGGTGTACTGTCGTCTCGTGCGAACGATGGTGTCAGGCAGGTTGGGGTGCTTACCAGGCAATCGTGAGGGCACTGTTGCAAAAAATCGTGTTGCTGTCCGAAAGAACGCCGAAGATTTTGAGCGAGACTTTTGATGAGTGATTTCAAGTGGCGTCATTTTCAGGGTGAAGTGATTTTATCGGCGGTGCGATGGTATTGCCGGGCGATGTCACCTTAACTTGAATTCGGATGCACGTGAGACGTTCGGCCTTGGGGATTGATCTCAGGCCATGGCTCCGGCCGCAGTTTTCCACTCTGCGATCGCCTGAGATCCTCGATGCAGTATGGAAGCATCAGCTTCCCAAGCTGATCCTGGGATGCAGGGCTCTACTGAGTAAATGTGGGCCGCGTGCAAAAAATCCCGCTGTCGTTTCGCCTTGGCCTTCCTCGAGCATCTGTAGGGCGTGTCCATAGGTTTCCCGCAATGCCTCTGTGCGGCGCATCGCGCCGCGTTGTTCGGGGAAAGCGGCGCCGCTTGGCGTGTGGATTGCGCGTCAGCGGCCGGAGTGAGCCCGGCACAAATGCCTTACATTTGTACCGGGGCGAACGGAGCAGGTGGAGGCAACCCGCGCCCGCCAGGTTGCGCTGAAGGGTTTGCCGGAGCCTCGTGGGAAACCTGATCGATGATACGTAGGTGACACTCGCTCGATCGAGCTTTAGCTTCCCGGAATGGTGTGCCAAATCCGAGATCAAGCTTTGGGAGGCATTCCCAGGTATGACCTGAGGGCACGCTCTGTAATGTCGCTGGCCGTCGTCTTCAGTTTCAGTGCCTCCA
This region includes:
- a CDS encoding RHS repeat-associated core domain-containing protein, which gives rise to MTTSDGEARSPSPTVRSNAFNFLSFVETGVDPRTGLYTVSVSLPDLPTNGLTGPVAPIGLAFSPMQPDDRGIGIGWSLRMSAYDRSAKQLRLSTGELYKATDTGSRLVVEDQKLQNFHVEKRGNDLVVVYKSGVTEVLSNGNGLYDVYLPSVIRSPEGRSVNLSYSLFLGHRILSEVRDDSQRILTIERNTGQVRIAFHPDTQSAAVFTLVLQNDLVTQLRLPVENAACWRFQYRMLLGLPLISRLESPTGGVDILNYQENGHQFPVGAPQNYLPYLIEHIRAPGAGQPPMRTVYRYSSRNFLGRDAPGLIWSDDVDNLYKVLADYQYESTEMVMDDAVDTSEAVRITRRVYNRFHLLVTEEVNQQGHVRLQDIEYHEHPGRPFAEQAPWCQLPHRVVKSFYRTASTDIRRDETVSTTFDEYGNLLQQVDAAGMIEEYTYYGAEGEADCPTDPFGFVRFVKEKRVTPAPSVSDTSVIATRCGYAILPSFVSGQAHIVQTRESRFELAGETERLLAQKDIAYIDTLSDPSHHGRVRSETVTYNGFSTQTFHSYAIQNEALKTTTTVVGFDGTQRNTVMTRSILTGRDLEIQNEDGATVRFEYDALGRVIGEITAPGTEFEAKRHYTYALAALSGDPVDMQAVDVNGIATWTYYDGHNRTIRIEREDADQSDKPLRIVYEAQYDARDQLTSEKQVDWLEGKALAVTRVHGYDDWGQRCCTVRPGGVKEHHETDPVALAETAWIEAADTVRSGKMVTTYNLFGKPESIERFDVEENTVSVARKEYDGLGHCVREFDPAGNSTRFAYDAFDRLTQHILPDGTTIEHAYALHDGGDHPVALWVSHAGGMARVSAGEQTFDGLGRLLSRTVGGRRRVFSYQAGQSQPTNETTPAGSVIEYRYEPRLTREPVRRIAEGVDTEYGFHPKHAGLIFTREAGADYQLEYFPSGSLQRERWNGSGDVSEASHAMSLGGLPLGYTDRFGRTQQMEYDNTGRLAQIRYASLTSTLDYDSLGRLAHCTTRDAADQIALTIAPRYDDLGREIERTLSREGTAHQILTQRYTSTDQIAKRTLRSGSEVLRDETYEYDALGRLVAYQCTGTKRPRDPYGKDVTLQHYEYDVWNNIVSLKTGFDGGEDIARFQYENSADPTQLTGVSHSHPDYPASLTLHYDVDGNLTKSGELTYRYDALGRLEAVAHGVNGVLAQYRYDGLDRVATIESTGSPAAQRTYREGKLASEVQGDVERSYLHEGRLLLAQHDGGPQARSILYGTDFQLSVLRAVAGDSERDLAYTPYGFLPADATLPGVPGFNGEPRDPIMLSYLSGNGRRLYDPALMRFCSPDSLSPFGGGGLNAYAYCLGDPVNRVDPTGQLSWQAILGIVLSAAAIVVTVASLGTGAAISAGMIQAGAALTTFATVPSATVSGVVATAMSVTGIVESAAAIASASLSEKSPEAAGMLGWVSLGLGIGSAAYGAYGAVTQVARAATGTVSKAARNIAVARSAVDVVSRTQGAAGQFGATFASEMPAWVGYTMTGLSLALTGASWGGAHRQAAHARSTGRYPLALAGEMEMSPAGPQPVDLSSSEDGGAPAVLLSLRGIPESPGVLSSRANDGVRQVGVLTRQS